From Marinobacter alexandrii, one genomic window encodes:
- a CDS encoding HAD family phosphatase, with translation MSNVLQGIDAIIFDFGNVLIDLDYPRVIRQFSKVAKKNQEEIEELVVTAPVLQKFEMGMIEPDEFRAKINSLLGTNMGERQFEQIWNSMLKSITKERMDKVLKIGERFDTFILSNTNMIHEIAYEEMIMMETGKDSLRDFVKEVYYSHEIGMRKPNLNCYNFVIDDIGLYASRMLFLDDRLDNVEAAQKAGMKALQILDPDRQLDQIFGLG, from the coding sequence ATGTCAAATGTACTGCAAGGCATAGATGCCATAATTTTTGATTTTGGGAATGTATTGATTGATCTGGATTACCCTAGAGTGATCAGGCAATTTTCTAAAGTCGCCAAAAAGAACCAGGAGGAGATTGAAGAACTGGTAGTTACAGCGCCTGTTCTACAGAAATTTGAGATGGGAATGATTGAGCCAGACGAGTTTAGAGCTAAAATAAACTCGTTGTTAGGTACAAACATGGGTGAGAGACAGTTTGAGCAAATCTGGAATAGTATGCTTAAGTCAATTACGAAAGAGCGCATGGATAAGGTTTTGAAGATAGGCGAGCGTTTTGACACGTTTATTCTTTCCAATACAAACATGATTCATGAGATAGCTTATGAAGAGATGATCATGATGGAGACAGGAAAGGACAGTCTAAGAGATTTTGTAAAAGAAGTCTACTATTCGCATGAAATAGGAATGCGGAAACCTAACCTCAATTGCTACAATTTTGTGATAGACGATATTGGTCTTTATGCTTCAAGAATGCTATTTTTAGATGATCGCTTGGACAATGTAGAAGCAGCACAAAAAGCTGGGATGAAAGCACTGCAAATTCTTGACCCAGATAGACAGTTAGACCAAATTTTCGGACTTGGATAA